From one Rhodamnia argentea isolate NSW1041297 chromosome 1, ASM2092103v1, whole genome shotgun sequence genomic stretch:
- the LOC115748703 gene encoding protein TIFY 6B-like isoform X3, whose product MLELNRPGMHWSFSNVGSAPSQLLSFKASSDDGLGKSACDSLASFGSMTVSRLDVERNRFGDKQAGSYYVTGANPQQYLNAQPISRPQEARTFPSPKHLSQVATKTPVVQSHVAASSEQNVICSSVKGGFTFVPPASVPPTSTSLVGFTDSRNATRSSAAPAQMTIFFGGSVYVYDDVSPEKARAIMLLAGNCSSASLSKTVPSAQIPPPITPITRPVPVDDLNGSGRSSMLSFSAVPSNGDQRRVKSVGAYDSSIRRHETPKAITSVAPARPTIFPAANCCLAVALPLARKASLARFLEKRKERAMCMSPYAPGKRSPDHTGSASDSFSRSTNSAASCHHIDINQKL is encoded by the exons ATGCTAG AGCTGAACAGACCCGGAATGCATTGGTCGTTCTCGAACGTGGGCTCTGCTCCTTCTCAGCTTCTATCTTTCAAGGCCTCATCGGATGACGGGCTGGGAAAAAGCGCCTGTGATTCGTTAGCGTCGTTTGGATCTATGACCGTATCTAGGTTGGACGTTGAG AGGAATAGGTTCGGCGACAAACAAGCAGGAAGTTACTATGTGACAGGGGCTAACCCTCAGCAGTACTTGAATGCGCAGCCGATCAGTCGGCCCCAAGAAGCGAGGACTTTCCCTTCCCCGAAGCACCTCAGTCAAGTGGCCACAAAGACGCCGGTCGTTCAGTCCCATGTGGCGGCATCCTCTGAGCAAAACGTGATTTGCTCCTCTGTAAAAGGGGGATTTACCTTTGTCCCTCCTGCATCAGTTCCTCCGACTTCGACTTCTCTTGTTGGCTTCACTGATTCTAG GAATGCTACGAGATCCTCTGCAGCACCAGCCCAGATGACCATCTTCTTCGGCGGTTCGGTGTATGTGTACGATGATGTATCTCCAGAAAAG GCTCGGGCAATCATGTTGCTGGCAGGGAACTGTTCTTCTGCATCTCTCTCTAAGACCGTTCCATCGGCTCAAATTCCACCACCTATTACGCCGATCACCAGACCTGTGCCTGTTGATGATTTGAATGGGAGCGGAAGATCGTCGATGCTCTCATTTTCTGCAGTTCCGAGCAATGGGGATCAGAGGAGGGTGAAATCTGTAGGAGCCTACGATTCGTCAATCAGACGACATGAGACTCCGAAAGCAATAACTTCCGTTGCACCGGCTAGACCAACTATTTTTCCGGCCG CTAATTGTTGCCTCGCAGTTGCTCTACCTCTGGCTCGGAAGGCATCCTTGGCTCGATTTCTAGAGAAGCGCAAAGAACG GGCGATGTGCATGTCTCCTTATGCTCCGGGCAAGAGATCTCCAGATCATACCGGCTCAGCTTCGGACAGCTTTAGCCGCTCTACCAATTCCGCCGCTTCCTGTCATCACATAGACATCAACCAGAAGCTATAG
- the LOC115748703 gene encoding protein TIFY 6B-like isoform X1, which translates to MGRDFLFLDPRTDWLPQKEDGSSELNRPGMHWSFSNVGSAPSQLLSFKASSDDGLGKSACDSLASFGSMTVSRLDVERNRFGDKQAGSYYVTGANPQQYLNAQPISRPQEARTFPSPKHLSQVATKTPVVQSHVAASSEQNVICSSVKGGFTFVPPASVPPTSTSLVGFTDSRNATRSSAAPAQMTIFFGGSVYVYDDVSPEKARAIMLLAGNCSSASLSKTVPSAQIPPPITPITRPVPVDDLNGSGRSSMLSFSAVPSNGDQRRVKSVGAYDSSIRRHETPKAITSVAPARPTIFPAANCCLAVALPLARKASLARFLEKRKERAMCMSPYAPGKRSPDHTGSASDSFSRSTNSAASCHHIDINQKL; encoded by the exons ATGGGCAGAGATTTTCTGTTCTTGGATCCGAGAACAGATTGGCTTCCCCAGAAAGAAGATGGGAGTTCTG AGCTGAACAGACCCGGAATGCATTGGTCGTTCTCGAACGTGGGCTCTGCTCCTTCTCAGCTTCTATCTTTCAAGGCCTCATCGGATGACGGGCTGGGAAAAAGCGCCTGTGATTCGTTAGCGTCGTTTGGATCTATGACCGTATCTAGGTTGGACGTTGAG AGGAATAGGTTCGGCGACAAACAAGCAGGAAGTTACTATGTGACAGGGGCTAACCCTCAGCAGTACTTGAATGCGCAGCCGATCAGTCGGCCCCAAGAAGCGAGGACTTTCCCTTCCCCGAAGCACCTCAGTCAAGTGGCCACAAAGACGCCGGTCGTTCAGTCCCATGTGGCGGCATCCTCTGAGCAAAACGTGATTTGCTCCTCTGTAAAAGGGGGATTTACCTTTGTCCCTCCTGCATCAGTTCCTCCGACTTCGACTTCTCTTGTTGGCTTCACTGATTCTAG GAATGCTACGAGATCCTCTGCAGCACCAGCCCAGATGACCATCTTCTTCGGCGGTTCGGTGTATGTGTACGATGATGTATCTCCAGAAAAG GCTCGGGCAATCATGTTGCTGGCAGGGAACTGTTCTTCTGCATCTCTCTCTAAGACCGTTCCATCGGCTCAAATTCCACCACCTATTACGCCGATCACCAGACCTGTGCCTGTTGATGATTTGAATGGGAGCGGAAGATCGTCGATGCTCTCATTTTCTGCAGTTCCGAGCAATGGGGATCAGAGGAGGGTGAAATCTGTAGGAGCCTACGATTCGTCAATCAGACGACATGAGACTCCGAAAGCAATAACTTCCGTTGCACCGGCTAGACCAACTATTTTTCCGGCCG CTAATTGTTGCCTCGCAGTTGCTCTACCTCTGGCTCGGAAGGCATCCTTGGCTCGATTTCTAGAGAAGCGCAAAGAACG GGCGATGTGCATGTCTCCTTATGCTCCGGGCAAGAGATCTCCAGATCATACCGGCTCAGCTTCGGACAGCTTTAGCCGCTCTACCAATTCCGCCGCTTCCTGTCATCACATAGACATCAACCAGAAGCTATAG
- the LOC115748703 gene encoding protein TIFY 6B-like isoform X2 yields the protein MGRDFLFLDPRTDWLPQKEDGSSELNRPGMHWSFSNVGSAPSQLLSFKASSDDGLGKSACDSLASFGSMTVSRLDVERNRFGDKQAGSYYVTGANPQQYLNAQPISRPQEARTFPSPKHLSQVATKTPVVQSHVAASSEQNVICSSVKGGFTFVPPASVPPTSTSLVGFTDSRNATRSSAAPAQMTIFFGGSVYVYDDVSPEKARAIMLLAGNCSSASLSKTVPSAQIPPPITPITRPVPVDDLNGSGRSSMLSFSAVPSNGDQRRVKSVGAYDSSIRRHETPKAITSVAPARPTIFPAVALPLARKASLARFLEKRKERAMCMSPYAPGKRSPDHTGSASDSFSRSTNSAASCHHIDINQKL from the exons ATGGGCAGAGATTTTCTGTTCTTGGATCCGAGAACAGATTGGCTTCCCCAGAAAGAAGATGGGAGTTCTG AGCTGAACAGACCCGGAATGCATTGGTCGTTCTCGAACGTGGGCTCTGCTCCTTCTCAGCTTCTATCTTTCAAGGCCTCATCGGATGACGGGCTGGGAAAAAGCGCCTGTGATTCGTTAGCGTCGTTTGGATCTATGACCGTATCTAGGTTGGACGTTGAG AGGAATAGGTTCGGCGACAAACAAGCAGGAAGTTACTATGTGACAGGGGCTAACCCTCAGCAGTACTTGAATGCGCAGCCGATCAGTCGGCCCCAAGAAGCGAGGACTTTCCCTTCCCCGAAGCACCTCAGTCAAGTGGCCACAAAGACGCCGGTCGTTCAGTCCCATGTGGCGGCATCCTCTGAGCAAAACGTGATTTGCTCCTCTGTAAAAGGGGGATTTACCTTTGTCCCTCCTGCATCAGTTCCTCCGACTTCGACTTCTCTTGTTGGCTTCACTGATTCTAG GAATGCTACGAGATCCTCTGCAGCACCAGCCCAGATGACCATCTTCTTCGGCGGTTCGGTGTATGTGTACGATGATGTATCTCCAGAAAAG GCTCGGGCAATCATGTTGCTGGCAGGGAACTGTTCTTCTGCATCTCTCTCTAAGACCGTTCCATCGGCTCAAATTCCACCACCTATTACGCCGATCACCAGACCTGTGCCTGTTGATGATTTGAATGGGAGCGGAAGATCGTCGATGCTCTCATTTTCTGCAGTTCCGAGCAATGGGGATCAGAGGAGGGTGAAATCTGTAGGAGCCTACGATTCGTCAATCAGACGACATGAGACTCCGAAAGCAATAACTTCCGTTGCACCGGCTAGACCAACTATTTTTCCGGCCG TTGCTCTACCTCTGGCTCGGAAGGCATCCTTGGCTCGATTTCTAGAGAAGCGCAAAGAACG GGCGATGTGCATGTCTCCTTATGCTCCGGGCAAGAGATCTCCAGATCATACCGGCTCAGCTTCGGACAGCTTTAGCCGCTCTACCAATTCCGCCGCTTCCTGTCATCACATAGACATCAACCAGAAGCTATAG
- the LOC115748697 gene encoding probable serine/threonine protein kinase IREH1, protein MVFKGRFFSSKKSDSSSPDGSNSPRSLGSNSPIRSDKKKTKSTSKLDDSTAPTSSSGFASPCRQTQVKDGQKKKDSKCKEPEKSNQARTTPQKHNPVSFKSGSSLGSKSKKATIAAAAAAAAADPVEEKEAPSSVSPILASSLGLNRIKTRSGPLPQETFYGFRGDKGSGLGASNLSRPSVNVGDRSSGSANSSSGSGGKKKETAFALSRMGLHQDDAVFGNWVENGTNSDGMSPGSVPSRDRSPNLPAASSVANAESSSGAGHADSSWGRAGDLRSSDVCTPEESESPRFQAILRVTSAPKKRFPGDIKSFSHELNSKGVRPFPFLKRRGLNNLEEILVVIRTKFDKAKEEVNSDLAIFAADLVGILEKNAESHPEWQETIEDLLVLARRCAMTSPGEFWLQCEGIVQELDDRRQELPMGILKQLHTKMLFILTRCTRLLQFHKESGLAEDEQFLHLRQSRVLHSADKRVPPSMGRDGNSLSAAKPSKAPSSRKFYSQEQHGLVWKREHSVQRDDALSPPANDTPKNESPGGRNRMSSWKKFPAAAGKTLKESVPAKEHHDSKVEPEKAFNNRRKMSDGDVVAKSPELLSSQESLKHQHKASWGYWGDQANASGESTIICRICEEEVLTSFVEDHSRICAVADRCDQKGLSVNERLLRISETLEKMVQKDVQHVGSPDVAKVSNSSVTEESDIPSPKLSDWSRRGSEDMLDGFQDVDNSIFMDDMKGLPSMSCKTRFGLKSDQGMTASSAGSMTPRSPGLTPRTSQLDLLLAGKGAFSENEDLSQMNELADIARCAASTPLEDERSSPFLLTCLEDLRMVIDRRKFDALTVETFGTRIEKLIREKYLQLCELVDDEKIDITSTVIDEDAPLEDDVVRSLRTSPVHTSKDRTSIDDFEIIKPISRGAFGRVFLAKKRTTGDLFAIKVLKKADMIRKNAVESILAERDILISVRNPFVVRFFYSFTCRENLYLVMEYLNGGDLYSLLRNLGCLDEEVARVYIAEVVLALEYLHSLRVVHRDLKPDNLLIAHDGHIKLTDFGLSKVGLINSTDDLSGPAVSGTSMLVDEEPQLSMSESQKERRKKRSAVGTPDYLAPEILLGTGHGTTADWWSVGVILFELIVGIPPFNAEHPQTIFDNILNRNIPWPRVPEEMSAEAQDLIDRLLTEDPHQRLGARGAWEVKQHVFFKDINWDTLARQKAAFVPSSESALDTSYFTSRYSWNPSDEQFYPDSEFEDMSDADSSSGSSCLSNRQDEVGDECVGLAEFESGSSINYSFSNFSFKNLSQLASINYDLLSSKGWKDDPPPNSSA, encoded by the exons ATGGTGTTCAAAGGGCGATTCTTTTCCTCCAAGAAGTCGGACTCCTCCAGCCCCGACGGATCCAACAGCCCTCGATCCCTCGGATCCAACTCCCCCATCCGATCCGACAAGAAGAAGACCAAATCCACCTCCAAACTCGACGACTCCACCGCCCCGACTTCTTCCTCCGGCTTCGCCTCCCCATGTCGTCAAACCCAAGTCAAGGACGGTCAGAAGAAGAAGGATTCCAAGTGCAAGGAGCCCGAGAAGTCGAACCAAGCTCGAACCACCCCGCAGAAGCACAACCCCGTGTCTTTTAAGTCGGGCTCGTCGCTTGGGTCCAAGTCCAAGAAAGCGACCATCGCAGCCGCAGCCGCAGCCGCAGCCGCAGACCCGGTTGAAGAAAAGGAAGCGCCTTCTTCGGTGTCGCCCATATTGGCTTCTTCTTTGGGATTGAACAGGATAAAGACGCGGTCCGGGCCCCTGCCGCAGGAGACCTTTTATGGGTTTAGGGGTGACAAGGGGTCCGGTTTGGGGGCAAGTAACCTCTCCAGGCCGAGTGTGAATGTCGGGGATCGGAGTTCGGGGTCAGCGAATTCGAGTTCCGGCAGTGGTGGCAAGAAGAAGGAAACGGCCTTTGCTCTGAGCAGAATGGGTCTTCATCAGGACGATGCGGTGTTTGGAAATTGGGTCGAAAATGGGACTAATTCCGACGGCATGTCACCTGGGAGTGTGCCGTCAAGGGATCGGAGCCCTAATTTGCCTGCAGCTTCCAGTGTAGCGAATGCCGAATCGTCTTCTGGAGCAG GCCATGCAGATTCATCGTGGGGCCGTGCTGGAGACTTAAGAAGTTCTGATGTTTGTACACCTGAG GAATCGGAGTCTCCCCGTTTTCAAGCGATTCTGCGTGTGACAAGTGCACCAAAGAAGCGATTTCCTGGTGATATCAAAAGTTTTTCACATGAGTTGAACTCAAAAGGTGTGCGGCCTTTCCCATTTTTGAAGCGTCGTGGCTTGAATAATCTGGAG GAGATTCTGGTTGTAATTAGAACCAAATTTGACAAGGCCAAGGAAGAAGTCAACTCTGATCTGGCTATCTTTGCAGCTGATTTGGTGGGAATTCTTGAGAAAAATGCAGAAAGTCATCCCGAGTGGCAGGAGACCATCGAAGACCTGCTGGTGTTAGCTCGTAGGTGTGCTATGACATCACCTGGAGAGTTTTGGCTTCAGTGTGAAGGTATAGTTCAGGAGCTGGATGACAGGCGCCAAGAACTTCCCATGGGAATACTGAAACAACTTCACACAAAAATGCTTTTCATCCTGACAAGGTGTACTAGGTTGTTGCAGTTCCATAAGGAAAGTGGATTGGCCGAGGATGAGCAGTTCCTACATCTTCGTCAGTCCAGGGTGCTGCATTCTGCTGATAAGCGAGTTCCGCCCAGCATGGGGAGAGATGGTAACAGTTTGAGTGCTGCAAAGCCTTCAAAAGCACCTTCATCCAGGAAATTTTATAGCCAAGAGCAGCATGGTTTGGTATGGAAGAGAGAACATTCCGTGCAGAGAGATGATGCTCTCTCTCCCCCAGCTAATGACACTCCTAAGAACGAGTCTCCTGGAGGCAGGAATCGGATGTCTTCATGGAAAAAATTCCCGGCTGCAGCTGGGAAAACCTTGAAAGAGTCTGTCCCAGCAAAGGAGCATCACGATAGCAAGGTCGAACCTGAAAAAGCGTTCAACAATAGGAGAAAAATGTCCGATGGGGATGTTGTTGCAAAGTCTCCTGAGCTCCTTTCTTCCCAAGAGTCTTTGAAGCATCAGCACAAGGCTTCTTGGGGTTACTGGGGAGATCAAGCAAATGCTTCTGGGGAAAGCACCATAATATGTCGTATTTGCGAAGAGGAGGTTCTCACTTCATTTGTAGAAGATCACTCTCGAATTTGTGCAGTTGCTGATCGATGCGATCAGAAGGGTTTAAGTGTCAATGAGCGTCTTCTCAGGATATCTGAAACTCTTGAAAAGATGGTTCAGAAGGATGTTCAACATGTTGGCAGCCCAGATGTTGCCAAGGTATCAAATTCAAGTGTCACTGAAGAATCTGACATACCCTCACCGAAACTCAGTGACTGGTCAAGGAGAGGTTCAGAGGACATGCTTGATGGTTTCCAAGATGTCGATAACTCCATTTTCATGGACGATATGAAGGGTCTACCTTCCATGTCATGTAAAACCCGTTTTGGTCTTAAGTCTGATCAGGGAATGACGGCATCGTCTGCTGGAAGTATGACACCTCGGTCTCCTGGATTGACACCAAGAACCAGTCAGCTAGACTTGCTCTTGGCAGGGAAGGGTGCTTTCAGTGAGAATGAGGATCTCTCGCAG ATGAATGAGCTGGCTGATATTGCTCGATGTGCAGCAAGCACACCATTGGAAGATGAGAGATCGTCACCCTTCTTACTGACCTGTCTTGAAGATTTGAGGATGGTTATTGATCGGCGGAAGTTTGATGCACTTACGGTGGAGACCTTTGGAACCCGAATTGAGAAGTTGATACG GGAAAAGTATTTACAGCTCTGTGAGCTGGTGGATGATGAAAAGATCGACATAACAAGTACTGTTATTGATGAAGATGCTCCTTTGGAAGATGATGTGGTTCGTAGCTTGCGAACAAGCCCTGTACATACTTCTAAAGATCGAACATCCATTGATGACTTTGAGATCATCAAACCAATTAGCCGTGGTGCTTTTGGACGCGTTTTCTTGGCTAAAAAGCGAACGACTGGCGACCTTTTCGCTATAAAG GTTCTTAAAAAGGCAGATATGATTCGCAAGAATGCTGTTGAAAGTATTCTGGCTGAACGTGATATTTTGATTTCAGTCCGTAATCCTTTTGTG GTTCGCTTCTTTTATTCTTTCACTTGTCGTGAAAATTTGTATCTTGTGATGGAGTATTTGAATGGAGGAGACCTGTATTCGTTGTTGAGAAACTTAGGCTGCTTAGATGAAGAAGTTGCTCGCGTGTATATAGCAGAAGTG GTGCTCGCTCTTGAGTATTTACATTCTCTGCGCGTGGTTCATCGTGATTTGAAGCCTGATAATTTGTTGATTGCTCACGATGGTCATATCAAG TTGACAGACTTTGGGCTTTCTAAAGTTGGTCTCATCAACAGCACCGATGATTTATCGGGTCCCGCAGTTAGTGGCACATCCATGCTTGTAGATGAAGAGCCTCAGCTATCTATGTCCGAGAGTCAGAAAGAAAGACGGAAGAAACGTTCTGCTGTGGGCACACCAGACTATCTGGCACCAGAAATACTTCTGGGAACAGGACATG GCACGACTGCCGATTGGTGGTCTGTTGGGGTTATATTATTTGAGTTGATTGTTGGAATCCCTCCATTCAATGCGGAGCATCCACAG ACAATATTTGATAACATTCTTAATCGTAATATACCTTGGCCTAGAGTGCCTGAAGAAATGAGCGCTGAAGCACAAGACCTAATTGATCG GTTACTGACCGAAGATCCTCACCAGAGACTTGGAGCTAGAGGAGCATGGGAG GTGAAGCAGCATGTCTTCTTCAAAGATATCAATTGGGACACTCTTGCCAGGCAAAAG GCGGCATTTGTCCCCTCTTCAGAAAGTGCCCTGGATACGAGTTACTTCACAAGCCGCTACTCGTGGAATCCTTCGGATGAGCAATTTTATCCAGACAGCGAGTTCGAGGATATGAGTGACGCGGATAGCTCAAGTGGAAGTAGTTGCCTCAGCAATCGCCAAGATGAAGTG GGAGATGAATGTGTGGGTCTTGCTGAGTTTGAGTCTGGCTCATCTATCAACTACTCATTCAGCAATTTCTCATTCAAG AATCTGTCTCAGTTGGCATCAATCAACTATGATTTGCTATCATCTAAGGGATGGAAGGATGACCCTCCACCCAATTCCAGTGCATGA
- the LOC115748700 gene encoding probable inactive receptor kinase RLK902: protein MQFRILAFLGFFAVSAFLVPFAEPDLASDRAALLALRSAVGGRTLLWNASLQSPCSWAGVQCDADRVTALRLPGVALSGQIPGGVLGNLTKLRTLSLRLNTLSGQLPSDLASCVNLRNLYVQGNQFSGPIPESLFSLRDLVRLNLASNNFSGEIPVGFGNLTRLRTLFLENNQLSGSIPAELKLLKLEQFNVSNNLLNGSIPESLGTFATSSFSGNSLCGKPLASCSQDINLPAGEPSGSTENRGGKKKKISGAAVAGIIIGCVFGFIFLVILFIYLCRKKGSKKTRSVDTVTYKHQELELPAEKPVGEVENGGYSNGYSVAAAAAAAMAGSGKGEVNGSAGAVAKKLVFFGSSARVFDLEDLLRASAEVLGKGTFGTAYKAVLEAGITVAVKRLKDVNVAAKEFKEKIEAVGAMDHENLVPLRAYYYSNDEKLLVHDYMPMGSLSALLHGNKGAGRTPLNWEIRSAIALGAARGIEYLHSQGPNVSHGNIKSSNILLTTSYDARVSDFGLAHLVGPSTTPNHVAGYRAPEVTDPRRVSQKADVYSFGVLLLELLTGKAPIHALLNEEGVDLPRWVQSIVREEWTSEVFDLELLRYQNIEEEMVQLLQLAIDCAAQYPDKRPSMSEVRSQIEELCHSSSQKDRAPQLDQVNEVNDGTSSR from the exons ATGCAGTTTCGAATTCTTGCCTTCCTTGGCTTTTTCGCCGTTTCGGCCTTTCTCGTCCCCTTCGCGGAGCCAGATCTCGCGTCCGACCGAGCGGCTCTCCTCGCGCTGAGATCCGCCGTCGGTGGCCGCACTTTGCTCTGGAATGCCAGCCTCCAGAGCCCCTGCTCGTGGGCGGGCGTCCAGTGCGACGCGGACCGGGTCACCGCCCTCCGCTTGCCCGGCGTCGCCCTGTCCGGCCAAATCCCCGGCGGCGTCCTCGGTAACTTGACCAAGCTCCGTACTCTCTCGCTCCGGCTCAACACGCTCTCCGGCCAGCTCCCATCAGATCTCGCGTCCTGCGTCAACCTGAGGAACCTCTACGTGCAAGGTAATCAGTTCTCTGGCCCGATCCCTGAGTCACTCTTCAGCTTGCGCGATCTCGTGAGGCTCAATTTAGCGTCCAATAATTTCTCTGGGGAGATTCCTGTTGGTTTCGGCAACTTGACTAGGCTTAGGACTCTCTTTCTTGAGAACAATCAGCTGTCCGGGTCGATCCCCGCTGAGCTGAAGCTGCTCAAGCTCGAGCAGTTCAATGTCTCTAACAATTTGTTAAATGGGTCGATACCTGAGAGCTTGGGGACTTTTGCTACCTCTTCGTTTTCGGGTAACTCTCTGTGCGGGAAGCCGCTGGCTTCTTGCTCTCAAGATATTAATCTGCCTGCCGGCGAGCCGTCTGGTAGTACTGAGAacagaggaggaaagaaaaagaagatttctGGGGCTGCGGTTGCGGGCATTATAATTGGGTGCGTGTTCGGGTTTATATTCCTGGTCATACTGTTCATCTATCTGTGCCGGAAGAAGGGTAGCAAGAAGACTAGATCTGTGGACACGGTGACCTATAAGCACCAGGAATTGGAGCTTCCAGCTGAGAAACCGGTCGGGGAGGTCGAGAATGGCGGTTACAGTAATGGGTACTCCGTGGCGGCAGCTGCAGCTGCGGCCATGGCAGGAAGTGGAAAGGGGGAAGTGAATGGTAGTGCTGGTGCCGTGGCAAAGAAGTTGGTCTTCTTCGGTAGTTCTGCAAGGGTGTTTGATTTGGAGGACTTGTTGAGGGCTTCGGCGGAAGTTCTCGGGAAAGGGACCTTTGGAACGGCTTACAAGGCGGTTTTGGAGGCCGGTATCACGGTGGCTGTGAAGAGGCTAAAGGATGTCAACGTGGCTGCAAAGGAATTCAAGGAGAAAATTGAAGCAGTCGGAGCGATGGATCACGAGAATCTGGTTCCTCTGAGGGCATACTATTACAGCAATGATGAGAAGCTTCTCGTCCATGATTATATGCCTATGGGAAGCTTGTCTGCACTTTTACACG GAAACAAAGGAGCAGGTAGGACTCCGCTGAACTGGGAAATCAGGTCTGCCATTGCCCTTGGAGCCGCCCGTGGCATAGAGTACCTACATTCCCAAGGTCCAAACGTCTCCCATGGAAATATCAAATCCTCCAACATCCTTCTCACGACATCATACGATGCACGAGTGTCTGACTTCGGCCTGGCCCACCTCGTGGGGCCTTCCACCACTCCAAACCACGTTGCCGGCTACCGAGCACCAGAAGTCACCGACCCTCGTAGAGTTTCCCAAAAGGCCGACGTCTATAGCTTCGGGGTGTTGCTTCTGGAGCTCCTGACTGGGAAGGCGCCTATTCACGCTCTCCTCAATGAGGAAGGTGTGGACCTCCCAAGGTGGGTCCAGTCCATTGTTCGCGAGGAGTGGACTTCTGAAGTCTTCGATCTCGAGCTCCTGAGGTACCAGAACATTGAGGAGGAGATGGTTCAGCTATTGCAGCTCGCGATAGATTGTGCCGCCCAATATCCCGATAAGCGTCCTTCAATGTCCGAAGTGAGGAGCCAAATTGAGGAGCTGTGTCATTCTAGCTCGCAGAAAGATCGCGCCCCACAGCTCGACCAGGTCAATGAAGTGAATGATGGCACATCTTCTCGGTGA